The sequence GCCTCCAGCCTGATCATGCAAAGCTGCCTGAACAAGGCCGCGGCGGAACTTCCGAGCACCGACGACCTCGAACAAGCGATCCGGCCGCAGCTGGTGAAAGCCTTCAAGCCGGCCTTCCTCGGCCGCCTCAAGGTGATCCCCTACTACCCGATCTCGGACGATGTGTTGGTGGAAATCATCAACCTCAAGCTGGGACGCATCCAGAAACGCATCGCCATCAACCACAAGGCCGAATTCAGCTACGACGAGCCGCTGGTGGAAGCGGTACTGGCGCGCTGCACAGAGGTCGATTCCGGCGCCCGCAACGTCGACAATATCCTCAACGGCACGCTGTTGCCGGAAATTGCCGAGACCGTGTTGGCCAGGATGGCTGAAGGCGGCAGCATCGCCAAGATCAAGGTCACTGCCAACAAGCAGGGGCAATTCAAGTACGCGATTAAATAGAACCAGGAGAAATCATGGATGCAGCAGTCAAACAGCAAATTCTGAAGCAATGCTACTCGAAGCGCTTCGACGAGAAATACAGCCGCAAGCACCAGTACCAGGACAAGGCCACCGACGTGCGCAACTACGTCAAGCTGACGCCGGCGGATATCGTCGACTTGCTGGATACAGCCTCGGCTGCCGCCCGCGCGCCTGCGCGCCGGCTGCTGCAGCTGATGCAGGGACGGCCTTGGCTGCCTTCAGCGACAGCGCATGAGGGCGGGACTGGGGATCAGCGTGGGGTGGATAATAATTTGCACATTACGCTGAAGGTGGGGAATGCGAGCTTTCACTTACGGTGCAAGGAACAGCCTGGGTTGCATATTATTCAGATCACCTGATAGCCGCAGCAACATATATATATACAGGACCGGTTCCAACGACATCATACGCTGGCCAATGTCTACACCGGTCCGAAATCACATGATTGCAATAGTCATATGCGTGTTCATATTGTGCAGCAATTTTTTGAGTGCCAGAATCATAAATCTAGCCACTTTTTCCACTTCCCCTTGTTTGCAATATCGATTTCTTTATATTTGATACGCCATTCCCCATTTTCCAGCACTAGATAATATCGCCCTTCCCCGCCGATTAAACCGGCTGGCACATATACCCAATGTTTATCGGGCATATCTTCCTCTATTCGAAGAATTTCCAGCTGAAATTCCGGCGGCTCACCGAAATCCAGAAAGTCATATCTGGATTGATGCCTGGCCAGAGCCTGCTTTGACAGATATTTCTTAAAAATTTCTTTTACCTTGGCCAGACGCTGTTGATTAACCGTGTCATTCAGCCTGTCAGCAGCACTACTCCAACGCTCCCACTCAGCCATCTCGTCAAAAAAAAGCTGAGCTACCTCTCTTGATGTTTGACTCGGTTCTATATTTTTTGGCATTTTCTTTCCTGTTACGGACAGCAAGCGGGATTCATGAAGGTCTTTGATCTTGTCTGACCGTTAATCGTATAGGAATAAACTATTTCATGCGGTCGTGTCGAGACGGCGTCTTTATAGTTTAATTTAACACTAATGTCTGCGTTCACATTCCCAGCTTTCACCTGCTCAGCGATACCACTCTCCCATTGCGCAAACGCTCCCCTGTTCACGCCAAGCGCTTGCGGAAAAACATACTTCTTCCCGCCACGCCCACCTAATTGATTTCCAACTACGTGGCCGGCATCATCATGAGAACAGCCGAGACTTCTCGCCCATTTACGGGAAGTGTCGTTTGTGTTGCTACCTTTTTTAATATCAGCTGGTGTAATCGTCGCGGTCGCACTTTCTATCCGTTTTCCATCAGCACTATAAACATAGGTGGCGTTCGAAAACAATCCTAGCGGATCAATCCAGCCAACAGGATTCGGTGCATATTGATAGGGATTGACCCCACCCGACAGCCCTATCGGGTCTTGGCTCACAAAACTA comes from Collimonas pratensis and encodes:
- a CDS encoding NTF2 fold immunity protein; the protein is MPKNIEPSQTSREVAQLFFDEMAEWERWSSAADRLNDTVNQQRLAKVKEIFKKYLSKQALARHQSRYDFLDFGEPPEFQLEILRIEEDMPDKHWVYVPAGLIGGEGRYYLVLENGEWRIKYKEIDIANKGKWKKWLDL